A DNA window from Zingiber officinale cultivar Zhangliang chromosome 3A, Zo_v1.1, whole genome shotgun sequence contains the following coding sequences:
- the LOC122051319 gene encoding protein YLS7-like: MSYSKSYSYPRPLYSIALAVGVLALFLIIASIMLVSYPLGSTLHGYLLGPDRYMNTDSIILNANQTKILPSSLDRSQDTNEDIVIKEPSSDFDVPTNSVDSAGAATDGVMVKGDASTLGVPNITLVSELKDMSSPSSFDRSKKIGTESSEASKKHDSRSCDLYSGKWIYDAAGPLYTNNTCPVITQMQNCQGNGRPDKDYENWRWKPEYCDLPRFDARKFLELMRGKTLAFVGDSVARNQMESMLCILWQVEAPKNRGNRRMQKWYFRSTSTTIVRIWSSWLVHKTSEHFEPVPDNVVKVHLDLPDEDFMEFLPKFDVVVLSSGHWFAKQSAYILNATLVGGQLWWPKTAGKMQIKNFDAFAVSVESCLTAIASHPNFKGLAIVRTYSPDHYEGGAWNTGGSCTGKTKPATTVVTNEFTDMMHEKQVTSFARAVEKIGASSKLRLMDITKPFGHRHDGHPGPYRSPDPNKVTKRGPNGEPPPQDCLHWCMPGPVDTWNEILLEIIRREFEDN, from the exons ATGTCTTACTCAAAAAGCTATTCTTATCCCCGGCCTCTCTACAGCATTGCTTTAGCAGTGGGAGTATTAGCTCTGTTTCTTATTATAGCCTCAATAATGCTGGTTTCATATCCTCTTGGTTCAACATTGCATGGGTATTTATTAGGACCAGATCGGTACATGAATACAGATTCAATAATCCTGAATGCTAATCAGACCAAAATTTTGCCATCATCATTGGATCGTTCACAGGACACTAATGAGGACATCGTTATAAAGGAACCTTCATCTGATTTTGATGTGCCTACGAATTCTGTAGATTCTGCTGGGGCAGCCACTGATGGAGTGATGGTGAAAGGAGATGCGAGTACCTTAGGTGTGCCCAACATAACACTAGTCTCTGAGTTGAAAGACATGTCTTCCCCTTCTAGTTTTGACAGATCTAAAAAGATTGGTACAGAAAGCTCTGAAGCTTCCAAGAAGCATGATTCTA GGAGTTGTGATCTTTATAGTGGGAAATGGATCTATGATGCTGCTGGACCTTTGTATACAAACAATACTTGCCCAGTAATTACTCAGATGCAAAACTGTCAGGGAAATGGGAGGCCAGACAAGGACTATGAGAACTGGAGATGGAAGCCTGAATATTGTGACCTTCCACGCTTTGATGCAAGGAAATTCTTAGAATTAATGAGAGGCAAGACATTAGCTTTTGTTGGGGATTCCGTTGCCAGAAATCAGATGGAATCCATGCTTTGCATTCTATGGCAG GTAGAGGCTCCCAAGAACAGAGGCAACCGTAGGATGCAGAAATGGTACTTCAGATCCACCTCCACTACTATCGTCAGAATATGGTCATCATGGCTTGTACACAAAACCTCTGAGCACTTTGAGCCTGTTCCAGATAATGTCGTCAAGGTTCATCTGGACCTTCCTGACGAAGACTTCATGGAATTTCTCCCGAAGTTTGATGTAGTGGTCCTTTCCTCGGGCCACTGGTTTGCTAAGCAATCTGCCTACATCCTCAATGCAACCCTTGTTGGGGGACAACTTTGGTGGCCCAAGACAGCAGGGAAAATGCAGATCAAAAACTTTGATGCATTTGCTGTTTCCGTGGAGAGCTGCCTTACTGCCATCGCCTCTCATCCAAACTTCAAAGGTTTAGCTATCGTCCGAACGTACTCACCCGATCATTATGAGGGCGGAGCTTGGAACACTGGAGGTTCATGCACAGGAAAGACCAAGCCTGCCACCACTGTAGTAACAAACGAGTTTACTGACATGATGCACGAGAAGCAGGTTACCAGTTTTGCTCGTGCAGTGGAGAAGATTGGGGCCAGTTCAAAGCTGAGATTGATGGACATAACCAAGCCATTCGGCCACAGACACGATGGACACCCAGGTCCATACAGGAGTCCTGACCCAAACAAGGTTACAAAAAGGGGACCAAACGGAGAGCCACCACCACAAGATTGTCTGCATTGGTGCATGCCTGGGCCAGTCGATACTTGGAACGAAATTCTACTAGAGATCATCCGGAGAGAGTTCGAAGACAACTAG
- the LOC122050251 gene encoding uncharacterized protein LOC122050251 yields MGIRRLLVTPFLYDISYANGLLFLIEYPSFSDPGGEVVAAAVSIDKESRQFTGGCSHLPSPSLSPYPPSSAFKSTSFPLSLSIPALSDQSQEEDVIQREEKETISMSNRELQLLREASVAGGEDDSLSSSSFPSLSSSKNARIKFLCSYGGKILPRPRDGRLKYVGGDIRVLVLARSVSFSELRERIQGMFRHCMVIKYKLVSEDLDTLVTVADDEDLVHMLDEYDRVDMLHPQSPSAASSPRFRLFLFPAPSSSAADPAAAATLDQRYVNAINAAVPGSPGRPSIFSVSAAISPTSTIDCSGEFLATHPAAHVVGGRMNRVQSTPNLAGGGMHRVSSTPNLSGGGSLNPAGGAGLQYQQNLSYHHHLQHHHLPHRHSTAAPVSPVHATGSSGASRAGRNEVCGCCAMRGGVHYGGGGGVGNMPIRSAGEEPHSGRASRSTSPFRAVPREPVIWE; encoded by the exons ATGGGTATTAGACGGTTACTTGTTACGCCCTTTTTATACGATATTTCATACGCGAATGGCCTTTTGTTTTTAATTGAATATCCTTCTTTTAGCGATCCCGGCGGCGAAGTTGTAGCGGCGGCGGTTTCGATCGACAAGGAGAGCCGCCAGTTTACCGGAGGTTGTTCTCACTTaccttctccttctctttctccATATCCTCCGTCTTCCGCCTTCAAATCCACATCTTTTCCCCTCTCTCTCTCGATCCCTGCCCTTTCCGACCAATCACAAGAAGAAGATGTTATCCagcgagaagagaaggagacgATCTCGATGAGCAATCGAGAACTGCAACTTCTTAGAGAAG CATCAGTAGCAGGAGGAGAAGACGACTCCCTCTCGTCTTCCTCCTTCCCTTCGCTGTCGTCCTCCAAGAACGCCCGGATCAAGTTCCTTTGCAGCTACGGAGGGAAGATCCTCCCGCGCCCCCGTGATGGACGCCTCAAGTACGTCGGCGGCGACATTCGCGTTCTCGTCCTCGCCCGCTCCGTCTCCTTCTCAG AGCTCAGAGAGAGGATCCAGGGGATGTTCCGGCATTGCATGGTGATCAAGTACAAACTGGTGTCGGAAGACCTCGACACTCTCGTGACCGTCGCCGACGATGAGGACCTCGTCCACATGCTCGATGAGTACGACCGCGTCGACATGCTCCACCCTCAGTCCCCCTCTGCCGCCTCCTCTCCCCGTTTCCGCCTCTTCCTCTTCCCTGCCCCTTCCTCCTCCGCTGCTGACCCGGCCGCCGCTGCGACGCTCGACCAGCGCTATGTCAACGCCATCAATGCTGCTGTCCCCGGAAGCCCCGGGCGTCCCTCGATCTTCAGCGTTTCTGCCGCGATATCCCCTACCTCCACAATCGACTGCTCCGGCGAGTTCTTAGCCACGCACCCCGCCGCCCACGTCGTCGGCGGCAGGATGAACCGCGTTCAGAGCACGCCCAATCTCGCCGGCGGAGGGATGCACCGGGTCAGCAGCACGCCCAATCTCAGCGGAGGCGGGTCATTGAACCCAGCGGGCGGTGCCGGCCTACAGTATCAACAAAACCTCAGCTACCACCACCACCTGCAGCACCATCACTTACCCCACCGCCATTCGACCGCGGCCCCTGTTTCGCCGGTGCACGCCACCGGCAGTAGCGGGGCCTCGAGAGCGGGCCGTAATGAAGTGTGCGGGTGCTGCGCAATGAGGGGAGGAGTTCACtacggcggcggcggaggcgtCGGAAACATGCCCATCAGGAGCGCCGGCGAGGAGCCGCATTCCGGGAGGGCGTCGAGGAGCACCTCGCCGTTCCGTGCCGTGCCACGGGAGCCCGTCATCTGGGAATAA
- the LOC122051320 gene encoding prolycopene isomerase 1, chloroplastic-like isoform X2 gives MDAPLGLGFSPFSSTAPPRSRLRKSLSRRRRKLCATLASVGKPEADIVVIGSGIGGLCCSGLSARYQQDVLVLESHDLPGGAAHSFDVKGYKFDSGPSLFSGFQSRGLQANPIAQVLDALGESIPCASYNSWMVYIPEGEFLSRIGPTEFLKDLETYVSLDAVHEWKKLLDAVLPLSSAAMALPPLSIRGDWGAFSTAAARYAPSLLKSFIQMGPQGAFGAMKLLRPFSEILDSLELKHPFIRNWVDLLCFLLAGVKSDGIISAEIVYMFAEWYKPGCVLEYPLDGSGAVVDALVRGLKKFGGRLALGAHVDKIVIENGRATGVKLRSGQFIRAKKAVVSNASMWDTLNLLPVESVPKTYRDQVQATPQCESFMHLHLGFDAQNLPENLGIHHIVVDDWSRGVDADQNVVLISIPSVHGKGLAPPGKHVLHAYTPGTEPFGLWEGLDRRSIVYRKLKEERSEVMWRAVERVLGPGFSREKCDVKLVGTPLTHRRFLRRNRGTYGPAIKAGKGTFPGHSTPILQLFCCGDSTFPGIGVPAVAASGAIVANTLVSVKQHSELLDAIGI, from the exons ATGGATGCTCCGCTGGGGCTCGGATTCTCGCCGTTTTCTTCGACGGCTCCGCCCCGTTCGCGGCTGAGGAAATCGCTGAGCAGGAGGCGGCGGAAGCTCTGCGCGACGCTCGCATCCGTCG GGAAGCCAGAGGCAGATATAGTTGTTATTGGAAGTGGTATAGGCGGATTATGTTGTTCTGGACTTTCAGCTAGATATCAGCAAGATGTTCTGGTTTTAGAAAGTCATGATCTTCCTGGAGGTGCTGCTCATTCTTTTGACGTAAAAGGTTACAAATTTGATTCAGGACCATCTCTGTTCTCTGGATTTCAGTCGAGAGGACTTCAAGCTAATCCTATTGCACAG GTTCTTGATGCACTGGGAGAATCAATTCCATGTGCGAGTTACAATTCATGGATGGTCTACATTCCAGAAGGTGAATTCCTGTCACGTATTGGGCCTACAGAGTTTCTTAAG GACCTAGAGACATATGTAAGTCTTGATGCTGTTCATGAGTGGAAAAAGCTTCTT GATGCAGTTCTCCCATTATCTTCAGCTGCAATGGCTCTCCCCCCTCTTTCTATACGAGGTGACTGGGGTGCTTTCTCAACTGCAGCAGCAAGATATGCTCCATCACTCTTGAAGTCATTCATCCAGATGGGGCCCCAAGGAGCTTTTGGTGCTATGAAACTTTTGAGACCCTTCTCAGAGATACTTGATTCTCTTGAGCTAAAACATCCCTTTATCCGTAATTGGGTGGATCTGTTATGTTTTCTACTTGCGGGAGTTAAATCTGATGGCATAATTTCAGCAGAAATT GTGTATATGTTTGCTGAATGGTATAAACCAGGATGTGTCCTTGAATATCCATTGGATGGAAGTGGAGCAGTAGTTGATGCTCTTGTTCGAGGATTGAAAAAGTTTGGGGGAAGGCTTGCACTGGGTGCTCATGTCGACAAAATTGTCATTGAAAATGGTCGAGCTACTGGTGTCAAATTAAGAAGTGGGCAG TTTATTCGTGCCAAAAAGGCTGTTGTAAGCAATGCATCTATGTGGGACACCCTCAATTTGCTTCCAGTAGAATCTGTCCCCAAAACTTATAGAGATCAGGTTCAAGCAACCCCTCAGTGTGAATCATTTATGCACCTTCATTTGGGTTTTGATGCACAG AATTTACCAGAAAACTTGGGGATCCATCACATAGTTGTTGATGACTGGAGCAGGGGTGTAGATGCTGATCAGAATGTTGTATTAATTTCGATTCCAAGTGTACATGGTAAGGGATTAGCACCTCCTGGAAAGCACGTCTTGCATGCTTATACTCCAGGAACAGAACCCTTTGGATTGTGGGAAGGGCTTGATCGTAGAAGCATAGTATAccgaaaactaaaagaagaaagaTCAGAG GTGATGTGGAGAGCAGTTGAGCGTGTCCTTGGCCCTGGATTTAGCCGTGAGAAATGTGACGTGAAATTAGTTGGAACACCATTGACTCATCGAAGGTTTCTCAGGAGGAACCGAGGAACATATGGGCCAGCCATAAAGGCAGGAAAAGGGACTTTCCCTGGCCATTCGACACCAATTCTGCAGCTATTTTGTTGCGGCGATTCAACTTTCCCAGGCATTGGTGTTCCAGCAGTGGCAGCTAGTGGTGCCATTGTCGCCAACACTTTGGTGTCCGTCAAGCAGCACTCTGAGCTTCTCGATGCCATTGGCATTTGA
- the LOC122051320 gene encoding prolycopene isomerase 1, chloroplastic-like isoform X1 codes for MDAPLGLGFSPFSSTAPPRSRLRKSLSRRRRKLCATLASVGEPPLESRNPFPGKPEADIVVIGSGIGGLCCSGLSARYQQDVLVLESHDLPGGAAHSFDVKGYKFDSGPSLFSGFQSRGLQANPIAQVLDALGESIPCASYNSWMVYIPEGEFLSRIGPTEFLKDLETYVSLDAVHEWKKLLDAVLPLSSAAMALPPLSIRGDWGAFSTAAARYAPSLLKSFIQMGPQGAFGAMKLLRPFSEILDSLELKHPFIRNWVDLLCFLLAGVKSDGIISAEIVYMFAEWYKPGCVLEYPLDGSGAVVDALVRGLKKFGGRLALGAHVDKIVIENGRATGVKLRSGQFIRAKKAVVSNASMWDTLNLLPVESVPKTYRDQVQATPQCESFMHLHLGFDAQNLPENLGIHHIVVDDWSRGVDADQNVVLISIPSVHGKGLAPPGKHVLHAYTPGTEPFGLWEGLDRRSIVYRKLKEERSEVMWRAVERVLGPGFSREKCDVKLVGTPLTHRRFLRRNRGTYGPAIKAGKGTFPGHSTPILQLFCCGDSTFPGIGVPAVAASGAIVANTLVSVKQHSELLDAIGI; via the exons ATGGATGCTCCGCTGGGGCTCGGATTCTCGCCGTTTTCTTCGACGGCTCCGCCCCGTTCGCGGCTGAGGAAATCGCTGAGCAGGAGGCGGCGGAAGCTCTGCGCGACGCTCGCATCCGTCGGTGAGCCCCCTCTCGAATCGAGAAATCCCTTTCCAG GGAAGCCAGAGGCAGATATAGTTGTTATTGGAAGTGGTATAGGCGGATTATGTTGTTCTGGACTTTCAGCTAGATATCAGCAAGATGTTCTGGTTTTAGAAAGTCATGATCTTCCTGGAGGTGCTGCTCATTCTTTTGACGTAAAAGGTTACAAATTTGATTCAGGACCATCTCTGTTCTCTGGATTTCAGTCGAGAGGACTTCAAGCTAATCCTATTGCACAG GTTCTTGATGCACTGGGAGAATCAATTCCATGTGCGAGTTACAATTCATGGATGGTCTACATTCCAGAAGGTGAATTCCTGTCACGTATTGGGCCTACAGAGTTTCTTAAG GACCTAGAGACATATGTAAGTCTTGATGCTGTTCATGAGTGGAAAAAGCTTCTT GATGCAGTTCTCCCATTATCTTCAGCTGCAATGGCTCTCCCCCCTCTTTCTATACGAGGTGACTGGGGTGCTTTCTCAACTGCAGCAGCAAGATATGCTCCATCACTCTTGAAGTCATTCATCCAGATGGGGCCCCAAGGAGCTTTTGGTGCTATGAAACTTTTGAGACCCTTCTCAGAGATACTTGATTCTCTTGAGCTAAAACATCCCTTTATCCGTAATTGGGTGGATCTGTTATGTTTTCTACTTGCGGGAGTTAAATCTGATGGCATAATTTCAGCAGAAATT GTGTATATGTTTGCTGAATGGTATAAACCAGGATGTGTCCTTGAATATCCATTGGATGGAAGTGGAGCAGTAGTTGATGCTCTTGTTCGAGGATTGAAAAAGTTTGGGGGAAGGCTTGCACTGGGTGCTCATGTCGACAAAATTGTCATTGAAAATGGTCGAGCTACTGGTGTCAAATTAAGAAGTGGGCAG TTTATTCGTGCCAAAAAGGCTGTTGTAAGCAATGCATCTATGTGGGACACCCTCAATTTGCTTCCAGTAGAATCTGTCCCCAAAACTTATAGAGATCAGGTTCAAGCAACCCCTCAGTGTGAATCATTTATGCACCTTCATTTGGGTTTTGATGCACAG AATTTACCAGAAAACTTGGGGATCCATCACATAGTTGTTGATGACTGGAGCAGGGGTGTAGATGCTGATCAGAATGTTGTATTAATTTCGATTCCAAGTGTACATGGTAAGGGATTAGCACCTCCTGGAAAGCACGTCTTGCATGCTTATACTCCAGGAACAGAACCCTTTGGATTGTGGGAAGGGCTTGATCGTAGAAGCATAGTATAccgaaaactaaaagaagaaagaTCAGAG GTGATGTGGAGAGCAGTTGAGCGTGTCCTTGGCCCTGGATTTAGCCGTGAGAAATGTGACGTGAAATTAGTTGGAACACCATTGACTCATCGAAGGTTTCTCAGGAGGAACCGAGGAACATATGGGCCAGCCATAAAGGCAGGAAAAGGGACTTTCCCTGGCCATTCGACACCAATTCTGCAGCTATTTTGTTGCGGCGATTCAACTTTCCCAGGCATTGGTGTTCCAGCAGTGGCAGCTAGTGGTGCCATTGTCGCCAACACTTTGGTGTCCGTCAAGCAGCACTCTGAGCTTCTCGATGCCATTGGCATTTGA